A genome region from Maridesulfovibrio salexigens DSM 2638 includes the following:
- a CDS encoding glycosyltransferase family 2 protein, with protein sequence MTNHYELSLVIPVYNEQDNLRKLMQEIDSALEPTDIPYEVIFVDDGSKDNSLAVLKDISSTYPKARYISFAENRGQSAAFCAGFDEARAPRVATMDADLQNDPADLPAMYALYNEGHTMTIGWRQKRKDVWIKRIASKIANAIRNRLTNETVQDTGCSLKIMDTAMVRAIPRFNGMHRFLPTLMKMQGASVAEMKVNHRPRFEGESKYGTIDRAIAGGYDLLGVRWLLGRHFSYSVKERSDDK encoded by the coding sequence ATGACAAACCACTACGAACTATCTCTCGTAATCCCTGTCTACAATGAACAGGATAATTTACGTAAACTAATGCAGGAAATAGATTCGGCCTTAGAACCGACTGATATTCCATATGAAGTTATATTTGTAGATGACGGCAGCAAAGACAACAGTCTCGCCGTTCTCAAGGATATTTCATCAACCTATCCCAAAGCCCGCTATATTTCATTTGCGGAAAACCGGGGACAGTCCGCTGCCTTCTGTGCCGGATTCGATGAAGCCCGCGCACCGCGTGTCGCCACTATGGATGCAGACCTGCAGAATGACCCTGCCGATCTTCCAGCCATGTACGCCCTCTACAATGAAGGACACACCATGACCATCGGCTGGCGTCAGAAACGCAAGGATGTCTGGATTAAGCGTATCGCTTCCAAAATAGCAAATGCCATCCGTAACAGACTGACCAACGAGACCGTGCAAGATACCGGATGCTCCCTTAAAATCATGGATACTGCCATGGTCCGCGCAATCCCACGCTTTAACGGCATGCACCGTTTCCTGCCCACACTCATGAAAATGCAGGGAGCTTCCGTTGCTGAGATGAAAGTCAACCACCGTCCCCGCTTCGAAGGTGAATCCAAGTACGGAACCATCGACCGCGCAATAGCCGGTGGTTATGACCTGCTTGGAGTACGCTGGCTTCTGGGTCGCCATTTCTCATACAGTGTAAAAGAACGTAGCGATGACAAATAA
- the rbsB gene encoding ribose ABC transporter substrate-binding protein RbsB codes for MKKLMTLAMALVLTLGLSVSAQAKETLALVVSTLNNPFFVTLKDGAVKKAKDMGYELIVLDSQNDPAKELANVEDLTVRGVKAILINPTDSDAVVNAIRLANRSNIPVLTLDRGASAGKVASHIASDNVAGGKMAGDFMAEKLGKGAKVIQLEGLAGTSAARDRGAGFAKAVKANGFKVLASQPADFDRTKGLNVMENLLAANGDVQGVFAQNDEMALGAIRALQAAGKKVVVVGFDGTDDGVAAVKRGDMAGTIAQQPALIGLLGVKTADKVLKGEKVDAYIPVPLMVVK; via the coding sequence ATGAAAAAACTTATGACCCTCGCCATGGCTCTGGTACTTACTTTAGGCCTCAGCGTTTCCGCACAGGCTAAGGAAACCCTCGCACTTGTAGTTTCCACCCTGAACAACCCCTTCTTCGTCACCCTCAAGGACGGTGCTGTTAAGAAAGCTAAAGACATGGGTTACGAACTCATCGTGCTCGATTCCCAGAATGACCCTGCAAAGGAACTGGCTAACGTTGAGGACCTTACCGTACGCGGCGTAAAGGCTATCTTGATCAACCCCACTGATTCCGATGCAGTTGTTAACGCTATCCGTCTTGCCAACCGCAGCAATATTCCTGTGCTGACCCTCGACCGTGGCGCTTCCGCAGGTAAAGTTGCTTCCCACATTGCTTCCGATAACGTAGCAGGTGGTAAAATGGCCGGTGATTTCATGGCAGAAAAACTGGGTAAAGGCGCAAAAGTTATCCAGCTTGAAGGTCTGGCCGGTACTTCCGCAGCCCGTGACCGTGGCGCAGGATTTGCCAAAGCAGTTAAAGCTAACGGCTTCAAGGTTCTCGCTTCACAGCCTGCTGATTTTGACCGCACCAAGGGCCTGAACGTAATGGAAAACCTGCTTGCCGCTAATGGCGATGTGCAGGGTGTTTTTGCTCAGAATGATGAAATGGCACTCGGCGCTATCCGCGCTCTTCAGGCTGCCGGTAAGAAAGTTGTGGTTGTAGGTTTTGACGGTACCGATGACGGTGTTGCTGCAGTTAAGCGCGGCGACATGGCCGGAACCATCGCTCAGCAGCCCGCACTGATAGGTCTCCTCGGTGTTAAAACTGCCGATAAGGTTCTCAAGGGCGAAAAGGTTGATGCTTATATTCCCGTCCCCTTGATGGTTGTAAAATAA
- a CDS encoding TVP38/TMEM64 family protein, with translation MSAVSSESKVSMKALIKGLAMLSVLGLSVYLIRYAGLADALDTHWMDEHVRSRGLTGVLTYVGLAAFFSAVGFPRQVICFMGGYAYGFALGTLLGTIGTGLGCAGAFVYSRLVGRSFIKRKFGARIQKVDDFLSRSPFNMALTIRFFPLGSNVVTNILAGVTSIPALPFILGSTVGYLPQNMVFALFGSGVEVSSSLRMIMAVVLFVISTLLGFKIYRKYRNQAEAVVE, from the coding sequence ATGAGTGCAGTAAGCAGTGAATCAAAAGTAAGCATGAAGGCCCTGATCAAAGGGCTTGCTATGCTTAGTGTCTTGGGGCTTTCGGTTTATCTGATCCGCTATGCCGGACTTGCCGATGCCCTTGATACCCACTGGATGGACGAACATGTGCGCTCTCGCGGACTTACCGGAGTACTCACCTATGTGGGATTGGCGGCATTCTTTTCGGCTGTCGGTTTTCCCAGACAGGTGATCTGCTTCATGGGCGGATACGCGTACGGTTTCGCTCTTGGAACCCTGCTCGGAACCATCGGCACAGGACTCGGTTGCGCCGGAGCATTCGTCTATTCCCGGCTGGTAGGCCGTTCTTTCATTAAAAGGAAGTTCGGTGCACGCATCCAGAAAGTCGATGATTTCCTGAGCCGCAGCCCCTTCAACATGGCTCTTACGATCCGCTTCTTCCCATTGGGCAGTAATGTAGTCACAAATATTCTGGCGGGGGTAACCAGTATTCCAGCCCTGCCCTTCATACTTGGTTCCACTGTTGGATACTTACCCCAGAACATGGTCTTCGCTCTCTTCGGAAGCGGCGTGGAAGTATCATCAAGCTTGCGCATGATCATGGCAGTGGTGCTCTTTGTCATTTCCACCCTGCTGGGATTCAAAATCTACCGCAAATACCGCAATCAGGCTGAAGCGGTAGTGGAATAA
- the rbsD gene encoding D-ribose pyranase, with protein MKRTGLLNSELSYIISKLGHFDALTVCDAGLPIPEGVQRIDLAVSEGIPSFIDVVKAVLMEMELESVELAEEFKDVSSDRHDELISVLEMESAQRGKDIPVDYVRHVNFKLNTKKSVAIVRTGEFTPYANITFKAGVVF; from the coding sequence ATGAAAAGAACAGGACTTCTTAATTCTGAATTATCATATATTATATCCAAGCTGGGCCATTTTGATGCGTTGACCGTCTGCGATGCCGGACTGCCTATTCCTGAAGGTGTGCAGCGTATTGATCTGGCTGTTTCTGAAGGGATTCCTTCCTTCATTGATGTGGTTAAGGCCGTTTTAATGGAAATGGAACTTGAGTCTGTTGAATTGGCAGAAGAGTTCAAGGATGTAAGTTCGGACAGACATGATGAATTGATCAGTGTTCTTGAAATGGAGTCTGCTCAGCGCGGCAAGGATATCCCGGTGGATTATGTGCGCCACGTAAATTTCAAGCTCAACACGAAAAAGAGCGTTGCCATTGTTCGGACCGGAGAGTTCACTCCTTACGCGAATATTACTTTCAAGGCCGGCGTAGTTTTCTAG
- a CDS encoding substrate-binding domain-containing protein: MATIKDVAKLAGVSTSTVSHVLNRTRFVSDEKRELVERAVEELNYRPSSIARSLKVQQTRTLGMLVTASRNPFFAEVVHGVERRCYERGYTLFLCNTEGDINRMEANLDALEEKRVDGLLLLCSEVNDEIINLIEAERSVPIVVFDWGPESDNVDRIYDNSLSGARLATKYLIAKGHTDIGCIAGPQDRRSAKERLEGYRQAMVETGLPVRDEWIVEGDYGCEGGVEAMHYLFGLDKLPSAVFVCNDMMAIGMLSEAVRLGVRVPQDLSVIGYDNVYISRFTAPALTTIHQPKKEIAARAVDTLIDRLSSKRIEGLQIKVEPSLVERESVSNLKK, encoded by the coding sequence ATGGCGACCATCAAAGACGTAGCAAAATTGGCAGGCGTTTCCACCTCTACTGTATCACATGTTCTAAACCGGACTCGATTCGTCAGTGACGAGAAGCGGGAGCTGGTGGAGCGGGCTGTGGAGGAGTTGAATTATCGTCCGTCTTCCATTGCACGCAGTCTGAAAGTTCAGCAGACCCGGACTTTGGGCATGCTGGTAACTGCCAGCCGCAACCCTTTCTTTGCCGAGGTGGTGCATGGGGTTGAACGCCGTTGCTATGAGCGAGGGTATACTCTTTTCCTGTGCAATACAGAGGGTGATATCAACCGCATGGAAGCCAATCTCGATGCTCTTGAGGAGAAACGCGTAGACGGCTTGCTGCTCCTTTGCAGTGAAGTGAATGATGAGATTATCAATCTGATTGAAGCTGAGCGCAGCGTTCCCATTGTTGTTTTCGACTGGGGTCCGGAATCAGATAATGTGGACAGGATTTATGACAATTCACTTAGCGGGGCTCGTCTGGCCACTAAGTATTTAATCGCCAAGGGGCATACCGATATCGGTTGCATCGCTGGACCGCAGGACCGCCGTTCAGCCAAGGAACGTCTGGAAGGTTATCGACAAGCTATGGTCGAGACAGGTCTTCCTGTTCGTGACGAGTGGATAGTGGAAGGTGATTATGGTTGCGAAGGCGGAGTCGAGGCCATGCATTATCTCTTCGGGCTTGATAAACTGCCCAGTGCCGTATTTGTTTGTAACGATATGATGGCTATCGGTATGCTGAGTGAAGCGGTTAGACTTGGAGTCAGGGTGCCGCAGGACCTGTCGGTTATCGGCTATGACAATGTTTATATTTCCCGTTTTACAGCTCCGGCACTAACCACCATTCACCAGCCGAAGAAAGAAATAGCAGCACGTGCAGTGGATACCCTTATCGATAGGTTGTCCAGTAAGCGAATCGAAGGGTTGCAGATAAAGGTTGAGCCCTCTCTTGTCGAGCGGGAGTCGGTCAGCAATTTGAAGAAATAG
- a CDS encoding VPLPA-CTERM sorting domain-containing protein, with the protein MHENLLFQIRTLHYLIDSDFFYQLGWSASILMIIFNYTQKNIIHYFNKRQDHTSSGGEGDNMKNLIFITLISLFIAASGAQAATINGWAHSDNISADIYTTYSASESSLLLTVTNTSPATSAYLSGLLFSASGATLNLREVAYYSDSISTSPLNVTDNWSQGTPASALLNSQPMKYLEGLDTTIFTGSDFLGGSPNDALPIGWTANFMFDVDGAYTESINNFVARFQGINYPGLTGSDSDFASSVPTPIPGAIWLLGAGLGGLAILRRRMQV; encoded by the coding sequence ATGCATGAAAACTTACTATTTCAAATTCGAACTCTTCACTATTTAATTGATAGTGATTTTTTTTATCAATTAGGCTGGTCAGCCTCTATTTTGATGATTATATTTAATTATACACAAAAAAACATAATTCATTATTTTAATAAAAGGCAGGATCATACCTCATCCGGGGGAGAGGGGGACAACATGAAGAATTTAATATTTATAACATTAATATCACTTTTTATTGCGGCTTCGGGCGCACAGGCAGCAACTATTAACGGATGGGCGCACAGCGATAACATTAGCGCCGACATATACACAACCTACTCAGCAAGTGAGTCCAGTTTGTTACTTACCGTAACCAATACTTCGCCGGCGACCTCAGCATATCTCAGTGGTCTGTTATTTTCAGCTTCGGGGGCGACCTTAAACTTAAGAGAAGTAGCTTATTACTCTGACTCTATTTCAACTTCACCATTAAATGTTACAGACAACTGGTCTCAAGGGACTCCTGCAAGCGCCCTTCTCAACTCCCAACCCATGAAGTACCTTGAAGGATTAGATACAACCATTTTCACCGGTAGTGACTTTTTAGGCGGATCTCCTAATGACGCACTTCCAATAGGCTGGACGGCAAATTTCATGTTCGATGTGGACGGGGCTTATACCGAATCCATAAATAACTTTGTAGCTCGTTTTCAGGGCATTAATTATCCCGGACTAACCGGATCAGACAGTGATTTTGCCTCCTCTGTACCGACTCCCATACCGGGAGCAATCTGGTTGCTCGGAGCCGGATTGGGAGGACTGGCTATACTAAGACGCAGAATGCAGGTGTGA
- the rbsK gene encoding ribokinase, whose amino-acid sequence MASPRLIVLGSVNADHVLQVDNFPRPGETVTGHGYQIIPGGKGANQAVAAARLGAEIGFIACVGDDDFGRRMINEFQQDGIETSAVMTVEGLPTGIALIQIAAGGENAISISAEANAALTPEALKPHLGLIREAETLLMQLESPLETIELVAKEAREAGTKVILNPAPARALPDSLLANLDIITPNETEAELLTGVKVESEDDAAMAACVLHGKGVETVLITLGEKGAFVSRAEGKKLIRGYKVDPVDTTAAGDTFNGALVASMQKGASLEQAIGFAHGAAAISVTRLGAQTSIPSLEEVNKFIKDNS is encoded by the coding sequence ATGGCTTCGCCCAGATTAATCGTTCTCGGTAGTGTAAATGCTGACCATGTTTTGCAGGTGGATAATTTCCCGCGTCCCGGCGAGACCGTTACCGGGCATGGTTATCAGATCATACCCGGCGGCAAGGGAGCTAATCAGGCGGTGGCTGCGGCCCGTCTTGGTGCGGAAATCGGTTTTATTGCCTGTGTGGGGGATGATGATTTCGGACGGCGTATGATCAATGAATTTCAGCAGGACGGGATTGAAACCTCTGCGGTTATGACTGTGGAAGGTCTGCCCACCGGAATCGCCTTGATCCAGATTGCTGCCGGCGGCGAGAATGCCATTTCTATTTCTGCTGAAGCCAATGCAGCGCTTACTCCCGAAGCTCTTAAGCCTCATCTTGGTTTGATCCGCGAAGCTGAAACCCTGCTTATGCAGCTTGAAAGTCCGCTGGAAACAATTGAGCTTGTTGCAAAAGAAGCCCGCGAAGCAGGAACAAAAGTAATTTTGAATCCAGCACCCGCCCGTGCCTTGCCCGATTCTCTGCTGGCGAATCTTGATATAATCACTCCCAACGAAACCGAAGCAGAATTGCTTACCGGAGTAAAGGTGGAGAGTGAGGATGACGCTGCAATGGCTGCTTGTGTGTTGCACGGCAAAGGCGTTGAAACGGTATTGATTACACTTGGTGAGAAGGGGGCGTTTGTGAGCCGTGCGGAAGGGAAGAAGCTTATCCGCGGGTACAAGGTTGATCCTGTGGACACGACTGCTGCCGGGGATACTTTTAATGGTGCACTGGTTGCTTCCATGCAGAAGGGCGCAAGTCTCGAACAAGCTATTGGTTTTGCACACGGTGCGGCAGCGATTTCTGTAACCCGTCTTGGCGCTCAGACTTCCATTCCCAGCCTTGAAGAAGTGAATAAATTTATAAAGGATAATTCGTAA
- the rbsC gene encoding ribose ABC transporter permease: MSEAVKGQLKTVSVKDRLIEQKTLIALVVMIVIVSFLNPNFFTTGNILNILRQTAINAVMAVGMTLVILTAGIDLSVGSVLALCGAVGASLIAAQMPVIVAVGAALGAGAILGGISGVIIAKGKVQAFIATLVSMTLVRGLTLVYTDGRPISTGFTEVADSFAFIGTGYLLGIPFPIWIMAFTFGAAWYLLNHTRLGRYIYALGGNEEATRLSGINVDRIKIAVYAIAGFLSALSGLIVTSRLSSAQPTAGYGYELDAIAAVVLGGTSLMGGKGTIMGTLLGALIIGFLNNALNLLDVSSYYQMIAKALVILLAVLVDTKSK, from the coding sequence ATGAGCGAAGCAGTTAAGGGACAGCTTAAAACAGTGTCCGTCAAAGATAGATTGATTGAGCAAAAAACACTCATTGCTCTTGTAGTAATGATCGTCATTGTTTCTTTTCTCAATCCCAATTTTTTCACCACAGGAAATATCCTGAACATCCTGCGTCAGACAGCCATTAACGCGGTCATGGCTGTGGGTATGACCCTTGTCATTCTCACTGCGGGCATTGATCTTTCTGTCGGTTCGGTACTGGCTCTTTGCGGGGCTGTTGGAGCCAGCCTTATTGCGGCTCAGATGCCGGTAATTGTGGCTGTCGGTGCAGCTCTTGGCGCAGGAGCGATTCTAGGCGGAATCAGCGGGGTCATTATTGCTAAAGGAAAAGTGCAGGCATTCATTGCCACGCTGGTTTCCATGACCCTCGTGCGCGGCTTGACCCTTGTTTACACGGACGGTCGGCCCATCTCCACCGGATTCACTGAAGTTGCCGACTCTTTCGCCTTTATCGGTACCGGCTATCTGCTAGGCATTCCGTTCCCCATCTGGATTATGGCTTTTACCTTTGGCGCAGCGTGGTACCTGCTGAATCATACCCGTCTTGGACGCTATATTTACGCGCTTGGCGGAAATGAAGAGGCTACCCGTCTTTCCGGTATCAATGTGGATAGAATCAAGATTGCGGTTTACGCTATTGCCGGATTTCTTTCGGCTTTGTCCGGTCTGATCGTAACCTCTCGTCTTTCCTCGGCTCAGCCTACTGCCGGATACGGTTATGAGCTGGATGCTATTGCCGCTGTTGTTCTCGGCGGAACTTCTCTTATGGGTGGTAAAGGCACGATCATGGGAACCCTGCTGGGTGCGCTCATTATCGGCTTTCTAAATAACGCACTGAATTTGCTTGATGTATCTTCCTATTATCAGATGATAGCCAAGGCGCTGGTCATCCTTTTAGCGGTTTTGGTGGATACCAAAAGCAAGTAA
- the rbsA gene encoding ribose ABC transporter ATP-binding protein RbsA, whose translation MSVLLRLEGIEKSFPGVKALDGVNLNVSAGKVMGLVGENGAGKSTLMKVLTGIYKRDAGFINYLGQNRNFKSPRDSQQAGISIIHQELNLLPELSIAENIFLGREKVGTMGRILWKDMYASADKLLAKLGVKRSSKIRLGELGIGEQQMVEIAKAISFESKVIIMDEPTDTLTETETTALFNVINELRDSGHGIVYISHRLKEIFEICDDVTVIRDGQFIGESPVSDIDEDRLIEMMVGRRLDEQFPRVEVQPGQVSLEVKELSGPRLDNISFSLHEGEILGVSGLMGAGRTELMKAIYGAYPVTGGSVSLFGETLKIKSPHDALEAGIAYISEDRKADGLVLGLSIIENMTLAALREFSSAAGHIHRSREKEAVDSYIDTFNIRTPSRDQAVGNLSGGNQQKVAIAKGLMDRPKVFILDEPTRGVDVGAKKEIYQLINRFKEEGMSIILVSSEMPEILGMSDRILVMHEGRICGEYKAEEADQEKLMACAIGRGR comes from the coding sequence ATGAGTGTACTGCTCAGGTTGGAAGGAATAGAAAAAAGTTTTCCGGGCGTTAAAGCTCTCGATGGCGTTAACCTGAATGTCTCAGCTGGCAAGGTCATGGGTCTTGTTGGCGAAAACGGTGCAGGCAAATCGACGCTTATGAAGGTTTTGACCGGGATATATAAGCGCGATGCTGGCTTCATCAATTATCTTGGTCAGAATCGTAATTTCAAGAGCCCTCGTGATTCCCAGCAGGCCGGAATCAGCATTATTCATCAGGAATTGAACCTGCTTCCTGAGCTTTCCATTGCTGAAAATATTTTTTTGGGCCGGGAAAAAGTGGGAACTATGGGCCGTATCCTTTGGAAGGATATGTATGCCAGTGCTGATAAACTGCTTGCAAAGCTGGGAGTGAAACGGTCTTCCAAAATCCGGCTGGGCGAGTTGGGGATTGGTGAGCAGCAGATGGTGGAGATCGCCAAAGCCATTTCATTTGAGTCCAAGGTTATCATCATGGACGAACCCACCGATACCCTGACTGAGACTGAAACCACCGCTCTGTTTAATGTAATTAATGAGCTTCGCGATTCCGGGCACGGGATTGTCTACATTTCACACCGTTTAAAAGAAATTTTTGAAATTTGTGATGACGTTACGGTAATACGTGACGGTCAATTCATCGGCGAAAGCCCTGTGAGCGATATTGACGAAGATCGTCTTATTGAAATGATGGTCGGACGCAGGCTTGATGAACAATTTCCCCGTGTAGAAGTTCAGCCGGGGCAAGTCAGCCTTGAAGTCAAGGAGCTTTCCGGTCCTAGATTGGATAATATCTCTTTCTCCCTTCACGAGGGTGAAATCCTCGGAGTTTCCGGTTTGATGGGCGCAGGGCGTACCGAACTGATGAAGGCCATTTACGGGGCTTATCCCGTCACAGGCGGTTCTGTCTCTCTGTTCGGTGAAACCTTGAAGATCAAATCTCCGCACGATGCTCTTGAAGCTGGAATCGCTTACATCAGTGAAGACCGCAAGGCAGACGGGCTGGTGCTCGGCCTTTCAATTATAGAAAATATGACCCTTGCCGCCCTGCGTGAATTTTCATCCGCAGCAGGTCACATTCATCGCAGCCGGGAAAAAGAGGCTGTGGATTCCTACATCGATACTTTCAATATCCGCACTCCTTCGCGTGACCAGGCTGTCGGCAACCTTTCCGGCGGTAACCAGCAGAAGGTCGCCATCGCCAAAGGACTCATGGATCGCCCCAAGGTTTTCATCCTTGATGAGCCGACCCGAGGAGTGGATGTGGGGGCTAAAAAAGAAATCTATCAGCTCATCAACCGTTTCAAGGAAGAGGGGATGAGCATCATTCTTGTTTCTTCTGAAATGCCAGAAATCCTCGGTATGTCTGATCGTATCCTTGTTATGCACGAAGGCCGTATCTGCGGGGAATACAAAGCGGAAGAAGCTGATCAGGAAAAACTCATGGCCTGCGCCATCGGCAGGGGCCGATAG
- a CDS encoding AAA family ATPase, giving the protein MTPKLIANSLHTLIKTKQPTFLWGPPGVGKSQVVAQVANELDLKLIDLRAVLLDPVDLRGLPRISDDGDASWCPPSFLPKDGKGILFLDELNAAPPLVQAACYQLVLDRKLGEYALPEGWTVIAAGNRESDKAVTHRMPSALANRFVHLDFEVSTPDWLDWAATNNIAEELLAFIKFRPGLLHDFDPARNEKAFPSPRSWEFVSGIIKAAPSPEVEYELFKGTVGEGAAAEFSGFCKIYRKLPDPEFVLKSPDKVTIPEDPATAYALCESVASKAAPEHAESIMVFASRLPAEFAVLLVRNAVKKDRSIVESDGFNRWATANSDILF; this is encoded by the coding sequence ATGACCCCAAAATTAATAGCCAATTCGCTGCATACATTGATTAAAACCAAACAACCCACATTCCTCTGGGGGCCTCCCGGAGTTGGAAAAAGTCAGGTTGTAGCCCAAGTAGCTAACGAATTGGACCTCAAGCTTATAGATCTGCGCGCAGTGTTGCTCGATCCGGTTGACCTGCGCGGCCTGCCCCGCATTTCCGATGATGGTGACGCAAGCTGGTGCCCGCCCTCTTTCTTACCCAAAGACGGCAAGGGAATCCTGTTCCTTGATGAACTTAACGCAGCCCCTCCTTTGGTGCAGGCCGCCTGCTATCAACTGGTCCTTGACCGCAAGCTGGGAGAATACGCTCTCCCTGAAGGCTGGACCGTTATAGCAGCAGGAAACAGGGAATCGGATAAAGCTGTGACTCACCGTATGCCCTCTGCCCTTGCAAACCGCTTTGTACATCTCGACTTTGAAGTAAGCACTCCGGACTGGCTGGACTGGGCCGCTACAAACAACATCGCCGAAGAGCTGCTCGCTTTCATCAAATTCAGACCCGGCCTGCTGCATGACTTTGATCCTGCCCGCAACGAGAAAGCATTTCCTTCCCCCCGCTCTTGGGAATTTGTATCCGGGATCATCAAGGCCGCCCCCAGCCCGGAAGTTGAATATGAACTCTTCAAAGGGACAGTCGGCGAAGGTGCCGCAGCCGAATTCAGCGGATTTTGCAAAATCTACCGCAAGCTTCCCGACCCTGAATTCGTTCTCAAATCACCGGACAAAGTTACTATCCCCGAAGATCCTGCTACGGCATATGCTCTTTGTGAATCCGTAGCATCCAAAGCAGCCCCGGAACATGCGGAATCAATCATGGTCTTCGCCTCAAGACTGCCTGCTGAATTCGCCGTATTGCTGGTGCGTAATGCAGTCAAAAAAGACCGCTCCATTGTAGAGTCAGACGGCTTCAACCGCTGGGCCACCGCCAACTCGGACATCCTGTTCTAG